The segment CCTGGTGGACCATCTGAGCGATGTCGTTTATGTGCCGATCCAGTCGGTCGTGCCGAACGAGGGAAAACAAATCTGTTACGTTGTTCACGGACTCAAGCCGGAGAAGCGCGAGGTCGAAGTCGGCCAATTCAACGACGCGTTCATCGAGGTCAAGAGCGGATTGAAGGAAGGGGAAAAAGTTCTGCTGCGTCCTCCGGAAAGCGGTCAGCCGGAAACGAGTGATAAGGCCCCGACCGAGAGCGGAACGGAAAAAGGCAAGCCGGAGCAGAAATCCGCCCCGTCAAAGGCAGCGGCTCCTGTAAAAGTCGGATGAAATGCCCGTTCACCCGTGACCTGCAAATGGAGAAATCGCCAACGCCAGCGTCCATCGTTCAGTTCGACAACATCCGCAAGACCTACCGGATGGGTCTGGTGGTCGTCGAGGCGCTGCGCGGCGTGTCCCTGGGGATCGTGGCTGGCGAATACGTCAGCATCATGGGGCCGTCCGGCTGCGGCAAGTCCACCATGTTGAACCTCCTCGGTTGCCTCGACCGCCCTTCATCCGGCCGTTATCTGCTCGGCTCCGAGGATGTGTCCGAAATGGACGACGACGCGCTCTCCGCCGTTCGCGGCGCCCGGCTTGGATTCATTTTCCAATCCTACAACCTCATCCAGCAACTGACCGTCGTGGAGAACATCGAAGTCCCGCTTTACTACCAGAACAGGCCGGAGGAGGAGAGCCGGACCCTGGCCGCCGAGTACGCTGAACGCGTCGGGTTGGGCAATCGTTTGAATCACAAACCGTTCGAGCTCTCGGGCGGCCAGCAACAGCGCGTCGCCATCGCGCGTGCGCTGGTGAACGACCCGCTCGTCATCCTTGCCGACGAGCCGACCGGCAATCTCGATTCCGCATCCGGCGTCGAGATTTTGAAAATCTTTGACGAACTCCATCAACAGGGCAAAACCATCATCCTCGTGACGCACGACGAAAGTGTTTCGCGCCACACGCGCCGCGCCATTCGCCTCCGCGACGGCCAGGTCGAAAGCGACGTGCGGTCATGAATGAGCATTCGCGAATGACCAGCCCCGCAAGCCAGGAGGAAGGTCCCGCGCGCCGGGACTGTTCGCGGGAGTCGCCCGCCGCCCTGCCTCATGTCTGACACACCTCTCCATTTCTCGGCTTCCCCCCGTGCCGCCCACGGATCGGCTCTCACACGCCTCAACCGCGCCGTGCGGCTGGGTGTGAAGAGTCTTTGGCTGCACAAGCTCCGTTCGCTTCTCACCGTGCTGGGCATCGTGTTCGGCGTCTGCTCCGTCATCGCCATGCTGGCGATCGGCGAAGGCGCGAGCTACGAAGCTCAGGAAACGATCAAAAATCTCGGCAGCCAGAACATCATTCTTCGCAGCGTCAAACCACCGGAAGAACAGAAAGTTTCGGACAAGGGCAGCCAGAGCTACGTGCTCCAGTACGGCCTCACTTACACCGACATCAAGCGCATTAAATCCACGATTCCCGGCGTCACCGTCGTTGTGCCGGGCCGAATCATGCGCGAATACGTCTGGAACATCAGCCGGCGCGTCGACTCCGAAATCATGGGGACCGTCCCGTGGTATCCGCAAATGCGCAACCACCACGTCGCCACCGGCCGTTTTTTCACCGAGGCGGAAATGGAGGACAAGGCGAACGTCTGCGTTCTGGGCGCAGGGATGGTCAAGGCCCTTTTCCCCCTCGAATCGCCTCTCGGCAAAGACGTCCGCATTGGCGGTGATTATTACGAGGTCATCGGCGTGATGGAACCGGTCGGCAAGGCGGCACAACATACCGAAGCGGCCCAGGACAGCGCCCGGGACGCCGCGGAGCGCATGTTCATTCCGCTCGAAACCGCGAAGACCCGTTACGGCGAGATCCTCCGCAAGGTGCGGAGCGGGAGCTTCGAGCAGGAGAGGGTCGAACTCCATGAAGTGACGGTGAAGGTGGAAAAACTGGAGCAGGTCGTGTCCGTGTCGGAGGCGATCAAGCAGCTCATGGAGCGCAATCATAAACGGAAGGATTACGACATTGACGTCCCCCTGGAAAAACTCAGACAGGCCGAACGCACGAAGCAGATTTTCAACATCGTGCTTGGCTCGATCGCGGCGATTTCGTTGCTCGTGGGCGGCATCGGCATCATGAACATCATGCTGGCCAGTGTGACCGAGCGCACGCGTGAGATCGGCATCCGCCGCGCGCTCGGCGCCAAGCGCCGCGACATCATCACGCAGTTTCTCGTCGAGACGGTGATGCTCTCCGGCGCCGGCGGGGTGATGGGAGTGTTGCTGGGCGTGACCATCCCATGGTTTGTCACTCACTTTGCCGGCATGAGAACCATCATCACCTTATGGTCGCCGATGGTCGCCTTCAGCATTTCCGCCATCGTCGGCATCGTTTTCGGCATCTATCCCGCCACACGCGCGGCGCAGATGGATCCGGTGGAAGCGCTCAGGCATGAGTAACGCTGACGCGTGATGAATGTGTTTGACCAAACCTCGCCCAGCGAACGAGGACGTTGCGAAATTTCGAGATTGACCGCAGGGGACAGGAATAATACGCACCGGGCTGTTACCCGAGCTGTCCCGAGAAATCACAGGCCAGGAAATGGCGAAAACTCAACCCGTTCGATTTATGATCAACCCGAATCCTGCATGGCGTGGTCAGGGCTTTCGATTGCTTACCGTCGTTGGCAGGTATTGCCTGGCCGCCATCTTGTTGTGCCTGCTGTTGCATGGCGGCGGGACGGTCGTCCGGGCGTAATCGGACGATTTCAACGGCGGCAACGACACGGGCTGGACACATTACGATCCGTTCAGTGGTTTCGGCGCGCCGGCAACCTACAGCTTCCCGAGCGGCGGCTATCGAATTCAATCGGCCCTCTCCCCGAGTCCGGGCACGCTGGGACCGAGCCGGGCCGGGAGTTTGAGAACGGACCAGACTTACACCGACTTCTCAGTCAGCTACGATCTGGTCGATTGGAACAACTCGCTGAATCAGGCCTTCGGTGTTTTGGGTCGGGTCACTAATCCCGGTCTGGGCACAACGGATGGTTACGCTTTAACATACTCGACCGGTGGTTCCATTGACATTTCCAGAATCACCGGTGAAGCTCCGACCGGGTTGGGGTCGTTCTCGGTTACGCTCAACCCCGCGAACGATTATCGCTTCGTCTTCACAGGGACCGGAAACACTCTCGCCGGCCAGGTTTTCGATCTGAGCGACCTGTCCACGCCTCTCGCGACTGTCACCAGCATCGACTCAACCTACGGCAGCGGCATAAACGGGTTCGTGGTGTTCGACAACTCCGGCGCGGCCACCGCCGACGCAACGTTTGACAACTATGTCGCCACTGTTCCGGAGCCTTCATCGCTCGCCCTGCTGGCGGCTGGGGGCATCGGGTTCATGTTGTTCAAGCGCCGCAGTTCTAAATCGTCCTGCTGAAGACAAATCCGCCCGGTCGGTCCGGGTCGGGCGTACGCCCGTCAGTCGGTTTGCCACCAGGCGGCGACCATCGCGGCAACACGTTTCTCGCTCGACTTCTTGGCCGGTTTTCCCTGCACTTCCGACAATGCTCGTCCGCATAAAAGCAATCGTCGTTCTGGGCTTGCTCTTCGCCGCAACGCCTTGCCGCGCCGCCGTGGGCCTGGTGCGCACCATCGACGAAAGACTCCATTACCTCGGCACGCCGGGCGACCCGGAATGGAAGGAGTTCGAAGGGAAAACACCTGAAGGACGAAAGTTGGACGTTCAGTTCACCGCGCACGCCAACACGAACGAAGGCACGCTGTTCATCCGCCAGCGCGATGTGAAGCTGGACTGGAGTGTGGAACTAAATGGGCGGAAAATCGGGAAACTGTTTCTCTCCGAGCAGGACCTTGTCCAGGCGCTGGCGCTGCCACCCGGCGTGTTGCGCGACGGTGTAAACACCCTTTCAATCATTCCGCCGAAAGAACGCGACGACATTGAGGTGGGCCAGTTTGTCCTGGACCAACGCCCACCGCGGGAGGCGTTGAACGAGTCCACATTGAACATTCGCGTCGTTGACGACGAGAATCAAAAACCTTTGCCCTGCCGCCTCACCGTCACGACACAATACGGTTCGCTGTTTCCGTTTTACATGGAAAACTCCGCGCCCGCCTTCGCCGTCCGGCCGGGTGTCGTGTACACGCCCGATGGCACGGCGCGGATCGGAT is part of the Candidatus Angelobacter sp. genome and harbors:
- a CDS encoding ABC transporter ATP-binding protein gives rise to the protein MGLVVVEALRGVSLGIVAGEYVSIMGPSGCGKSTMLNLLGCLDRPSSGRYLLGSEDVSEMDDDALSAVRGARLGFIFQSYNLIQQLTVVENIEVPLYYQNRPEEESRTLAAEYAERVGLGNRLNHKPFELSGGQQQRVAIARALVNDPLVILADEPTGNLDSASGVEILKIFDELHQQGKTIILVTHDESVSRHTRRAIRLRDGQVESDVRS
- a CDS encoding ABC transporter permease, whose translation is MSDTPLHFSASPRAAHGSALTRLNRAVRLGVKSLWLHKLRSLLTVLGIVFGVCSVIAMLAIGEGASYEAQETIKNLGSQNIILRSVKPPEEQKVSDKGSQSYVLQYGLTYTDIKRIKSTIPGVTVVVPGRIMREYVWNISRRVDSEIMGTVPWYPQMRNHHVATGRFFTEAEMEDKANVCVLGAGMVKALFPLESPLGKDVRIGGDYYEVIGVMEPVGKAAQHTEAAQDSARDAAERMFIPLETAKTRYGEILRKVRSGSFEQERVELHEVTVKVEKLEQVVSVSEAIKQLMERNHKRKDYDIDVPLEKLRQAERTKQIFNIVLGSIAAISLLVGGIGIMNIMLASVTERTREIGIRRALGAKRRDIITQFLVETVMLSGAGGVMGVLLGVTIPWFVTHFAGMRTIITLWSPMVAFSISAIVGIVFGIYPATRAAQMDPVEALRHE
- a CDS encoding PEP-CTERM sorting domain-containing protein, with product MRTDQTYTDFSVSYDLVDWNNSLNQAFGVLGRVTNPGLGTTDGYALTYSTGGSIDISRITGEAPTGLGSFSVTLNPANDYRFVFTGTGNTLAGQVFDLSDLSTPLATVTSIDSTYGSGINGFVVFDNSGAATADATFDNYVATVPEPSSLALLAAGGIGFMLFKRRSSKSSC